The DNA segment CGTTGAACTCCGGCACGAAGAGCTGGTCGTACTTGGCGAACGGGTAGGCGTAGTCGAACTTCTCCTGGAACCAGTCGAAGCCCTGCCGGGTGACGTCGAAGATCGCGTCCGAGTCGAGGAACTCGGCCAGCGAGGGGCGGCAGTAGATCCCGAGCGGGACGGACACGCCGTCCTTCTCGTAGCTGCTGTGCACCGAGTGGTACGGGCCGACGATGAGCGCCGTGATGTACGTCGAGATGCGCGGCGTCGCCTCGAACTCCCAGATGTGGTCGCGGGGTTCGGGCGTCGGCGAGTTGGAGATCACGGTCCAGCCCTCGGGGGCCTTCACGGTGAACTGGAAGGTGGCTTTCAGGTCCGGCTGCTCGAAGTTGGGGAAGACCCGCCGTGCGTCGGCGACCTCGAACTGGGTGTACAGGTAGGCCTGGTCGTCGACCGGGTCGACGAAGCGGTGCAGGCCCTCACCGGTGTTGGTGTACGCGCAGTCCGCGACGACCCGCAGCTCGTTCTCCCCGGCGAGCAGCCCGGAGAGCGCGATGCGCGAGTCCTTGAAGACGGCGTCGACATCCAGGGACGTGCCGTTCAGGACGGCCTCGCGCACCGTCGGCGCGATGAGGTCGATGAAGGTCTCGGCCCCGGCCTCCGCGCTCTGGAAGCGGACCGTGGTCACGGACCGGTAGGTGCCTCCCTGCTGCGCGCCGCTGAGGTCGAGGTCGATCCCGTACGAGTCGACGGTGAGCAGGCTCGCACGCTGACGTGCCTCTTCGCGGGTCAGATTTGTGCCGGGCACCCGGGTCATCTCCTCGGTATGTGACGTTTCCGCTCATCCTTCCACGCCCCGCGGCATGCGAGAGGGCCGGACCGGGCGGGATACGGCGGAGCGCACAGCCCCGCGGCGCCGGCGGACCGTGCTGCGGGACTGTGCGCTCCCTGTGGGACTGTGCGCTCCTGGACGGGGCGGTGGACTCAGGCGCTGAGCTCCGCCGCCACCAGCTCCGCGATCTGGACGGCGTTCAGCGCTGCGCCCTTGCGGAGGTTGTCGTTCGAGACGAAGAGGGCCAGGCCGTTCTCCACGGTCTCGTCGTCGCGGATGCGGCCCACGTAGGACGGGTCCGTACCGGCGGCCTGGAGCGGGGTCGGGATCTCGGAGAGCTCCACGCCCGGGGCCGCCTTCAGCAGCTCGTAGGCGCGCTCCACGGTGAGGGGGCGGGCGAAGCGGGCGTTGATCTGGAGCGAGTGGCCGGAGAAGACCGGGACCCGGACACAGGTGCCGGAGACCTTCAGCTCCGGGATCTCCAGGATCTTGCGGGACTCGTTGCGGAGCTTCTGCTCCTCGTCCGTCTCGAAGGAGCCGTCGTCGACGATCGAACCGGCCAGCGGCAGCACGTTGAAGGCGATCGGACGCTTGTAGACGGCGGGCTCGGGGAACTCCAGCGCGCTGCCGTCGTGGGTCAGCCGGTCCGCGTCGGTGACGACCTTGGCCGCCTGGCCGTGCAGCTCGGCGACACCGGCGACGCCCGAGCCGGACACCGCCTGGTAGGTGGCGACGATCAGTGCTTCCAGACCGGCCTCGTCGTGCAGCGGGCGCAGCACCGGCATCGCGGCCATCGTCGTGCAGTTCGGGTTGGCGATGATGCCCTTGGGGCGGTCGGCGATGGCGTGCGGGTTGACCTCGGAGACCACCAGCGGGACCTCGGGGTCGCGGCGCCAGGCGGAGGAGTTGTCGATCACGACGGGCCCCTGGGCCGCGACCTTCTCCGCGAGCGCCTTGGAGGTGGCGCCGCCGGCCGAGAAGAGCACGATGTCCAGACCGGAGTAGTCGGCCGTGGCCGCGTCCTCGACGGTGATGCCCTTGCTCTGCCAGGCGAGGGTGGTGCCCGCGGAGCGGATGGAGGCGAACAGCCGCAGCTCGTCGACCGGGAATTCCCGCTCTGCGAGGATCTTGCGCATGACTGTGCCGACCTGACCGGTGGCTCCGACGATTCCGACCCTCACGGTGACTCCTCCGTACTCACTGCGCACCTGTTGCGCGTCATTGCTGGCCATGGTGGCCACGGCCGACCGCACCATCATGCGTACGACCGGCGGCGCCCTGTCCAATCCATTGTCCGGGGAACGGACAGCTCTGCGGAACGGACAGCTCCGCCGAACGGACTGCTCCGCCGAACGGACTGCTCCGGGAACGGACCGTGGGGCGGGCACCGGTCCTGGCGCCTGCCCCACGGCCCTGCCGCTCACACTTTATTTCGCACGGTTGCGGCGTTTCCCACAGTTACGGTGTGACCTTCGCGATCCGGACGCTGCCGGTCCCCGCGACCGTGCCACGGGCGTCCAGCAGCTGCACCTGGCCGAAGAGCTCGCGCCCGGCGGGCGCCGGTCCCGCCGCGACGATCCGGGCGGTGGCCTTCGCCGAAGCCCCGGTGGCGAGCTTCACCGGCTTGGACGCGTCGACCTCGACCGAGCCGAGCGACGGCGCGAAGTACACGTCGCGGTAGCCGTACTCCGTCGATCCGGCCGGGACCGCGTAGGCGTCCACCTCGACGGTGTACGTACCGGCGGCCGGCTTCAGCAGCGCGACCGACTCGTCGGAGCCGCCAGCCGCTGACGAGCCGACCTCGGCGCCGTCCCGGTACACGTAGAGATCCAGGTCGGCACCGGTGTCCGAGGTCCCGCCGATGGACACGTCGAACCGGTCGACGCCCTGGGGGACCGTGATCGTGGTGGTCCTGCTCTCCCCCTCCTTGATCGTCGGGGTGGCGTCGTCGGACGAGCCGAGCGGGCCGCCCTTCAGTGTGCCGTCGATGGCCGCGAAGCCGTTGCGGACCGTCCACCCGACCGGTGCCGGGGTGCCGGCCTTCGCCTCGGGGAGGGACTGGACCGCCGGGTCGAAGGCCGCGCCGAGCAGCGCCACATCCAGCTTGTACGGGTTGTCGAGGTAGGGCGATGTACGGCGGGCCTCGACCTCGATCTCCCAGACGCCCGGCGCCGGGTCCGCGTAGGACCGAAGATCCGGACGGCAGGTGTTGGCCGGGTTGTCGTAGTTCGGGTAGCAGCTGGGCGTCGACGTGTCGTCCACCGGCACCCCGTACGGGTGGATCGAGATGAACCGGGTCTGGCTGCCGGACCGCAGCGCGCTCATTCCGACCTCAAGGGCCTTGGCGCCCTCCGGCACCGTCAGGAAGTACGACGTGGTGCCGTTGCGCTGCACCGAGCCGGAGTGCTTGGCGGTGTACGAGGGCTTGGCGAGCGGCTTCGAGACGACCACGGTGGCCATGATCTGCTGGTCCGTGCCCACCGTTCTCGGGTCGTCGAGCTGGAGGATGGCGCTGTGCGCCCCGGCCGTGGCGGGCTTCGCCCGGACGGTCAGCGTCACGGCCCTGCCCAGCGGCAGGGACACCCGGGCCGGGCCGGCGAGCGAGAAGGTGCCGTCGTTGTTCCGGAAGGACAGCCGGTGCGCGACGGCCCGGTCGGGTCCGGTGGTCCGCACGACGGTGACCTTGTACGCCTTCTGCTGCCCGGCCTTCAGACCGCCCTCGCGGTCGTAGATGCCGGTGCCGTGACCGGGTGTACCGAGGGCGTCGTCGATCGCGGTGTCGACCGGCGCCCTGACCGTGTACTCGTGCGCGGCGCCCTGCCGGGAGTCGGCGCCCTTCCTGATCGTCTTCCAGGCACCGACGATGTTGATCAGGCCCGCACCCTCGGCGTGCGCGGGGACGCCCTTGATGTGGGTGGCGGTGCTGGTGAGCGCGGTCCGCAGATCGGCCGGGGGCAGCTCGATGTGCTGCTGCTTCGCGGCCGAGAGGAGCAGCGCGCTCGCGCCGGCGGCCTGCGGGGCGGCCATCGAGGTGCCCTGGAGCATCGAGTATCCGGCGGGCAGCGGGTACCCCGCCTCCTTCACCGGAGCGCCGGGCAGCCAGGTCTGGGTGGAGTTGACGGCGGCCCCGGGCGCGGAGAGTGTCGGGGTGAAGCCGCCGTCCTCACGCGGGCCGCGCGAGGAGAACGGCATCATGTCGTTCTTCTTCGTCACGCCGGACCCGTAGTCGGCGGCCCAGGTCTCCTTGGAGATGGTCGCGCCGACGGAGATCACGTGGTCGGCGAGGCCGGGGTCGCCGATGGTGTTGGCACCGGGGCCCTCGTTGCCCGCCGAGATGACGAGCTGGACGCCGTAGGTGTCGATGAGGCGCTTGTAGAGCAGGTCCCGCGCGCTGCTCCCGTCGTTGAGCGGGGGCAGTCCGCCGATGGACATGTTCACGATGTCCACGCCGCGGTTGACGACCAGGTCCATCATGCCCTCGGTGAGGGCGACGTTGGTGCAGCTGCCGCTCCAGGTGCAGGCGCGCGAGGACACGATCTTCGCGCCGGGCGCCGCGCCGTTCATCGCGCCGCCGAACAGGCCGTTCGCCGCGGTGATACCCGCGACGTGGGTGGCGTGCTCGCCCTCGATGACACCGATGTTGACGTAGTCGGACGTGTCGCCCGCCGCGTCGCGGACGACGTTCTTGCGGCTCTCGACCACGAAGGGGACCCGCTCGACGACATCGGTCGCCGGGTCGTCCTTGCCGAAGTAGCCGATCTGGAACCTGTCCTTGTACGGCTTCATCGCGACGTCGTCGGTGAAGTCCCCGTTGCCGTTCAGGTCCACCCGCACGGTCCCGGCGGCCGGGTCGTACAGCACACCCCACACGTCGGTGGTGTCGCCGTCCCGGTTGAGGTCGCCCGCCTCGTCGCCGCCGGTCGTGGCCTTCTCGGCGAAGGTCTGGAAGCGGTACGAACCGGCCGGGGCCTTCCAGCTGCGGCCCGCCGCGCTGAAGGCCGGGCCCGTCACGGCACTGTCCATCCGCAGCCAGGTGCCGTCGCCGTCGGAGACCGGGTCCGTCGCGGTCACCCAGTCGACGATCTTCCGCTCGCCGGTGCTGGTCCTCCGCAGCGCCGGGTGACCCAGGTCGACACCGGAGTCGAGGATGCCGATGGTCACGCCCCGGCCGTCGGACTTCGGGTGCTGCTGCACGAAGTCCACGGCGCCCGTCTCGAAGGACGGGTTGTACGGGTTCCTGGCCGGGGTC comes from the Streptomyces sp. NBC_01471 genome and includes:
- a CDS encoding aspartate-semialdehyde dehydrogenase translates to MRVGIVGATGQVGTVMRKILAEREFPVDELRLFASIRSAGTTLAWQSKGITVEDAATADYSGLDIVLFSAGGATSKALAEKVAAQGPVVIDNSSAWRRDPEVPLVVSEVNPHAIADRPKGIIANPNCTTMAAMPVLRPLHDEAGLEALIVATYQAVSGSGVAGVAELHGQAAKVVTDADRLTHDGSALEFPEPAVYKRPIAFNVLPLAGSIVDDGSFETDEEQKLRNESRKILEIPELKVSGTCVRVPVFSGHSLQINARFARPLTVERAYELLKAAPGVELSEIPTPLQAAGTDPSYVGRIRDDETVENGLALFVSNDNLRKGAALNAVQIAELVAAELSA
- a CDS encoding S8 family serine peptidase: MQMSLEFPSSITRARRAARFAAAAGVVLALAATGAAPAVAAAGQDRPAPPGVKAAKPAGSASDKLGASDAQLLGRAEQNGTKSVTVMVATAPGATAQVREQFGAVPGAVVGRTDDKLGYVRATLPTPRAGSAIKAAGKLSSVRGIDLKQEIALDDPTPAGDTAKGARSAASAGPYSAPGRRTPARNPYNPSFETGAVDFVQQHPKSDGRGVTIGILDSGVDLGHPALRRTSTGERKIVDWVTATDPVSDGDGTWLRMDSAVTGPAFSAAGRSWKAPAGSYRFQTFAEKATTGGDEAGDLNRDGDTTDVWGVLYDPAAGTVRVDLNGNGDFTDDVAMKPYKDRFQIGYFGKDDPATDVVERVPFVVESRKNVVRDAAGDTSDYVNIGVIEGEHATHVAGITAANGLFGGAMNGAAPGAKIVSSRACTWSGSCTNVALTEGMMDLVVNRGVDIVNMSIGGLPPLNDGSSARDLLYKRLIDTYGVQLVISAGNEGPGANTIGDPGLADHVISVGATISKETWAADYGSGVTKKNDMMPFSSRGPREDGGFTPTLSAPGAAVNSTQTWLPGAPVKEAGYPLPAGYSMLQGTSMAAPQAAGASALLLSAAKQQHIELPPADLRTALTSTATHIKGVPAHAEGAGLINIVGAWKTIRKGADSRQGAAHEYTVRAPVDTAIDDALGTPGHGTGIYDREGGLKAGQQKAYKVTVVRTTGPDRAVAHRLSFRNNDGTFSLAGPARVSLPLGRAVTLTVRAKPATAGAHSAILQLDDPRTVGTDQQIMATVVVSKPLAKPSYTAKHSGSVQRNGTTSYFLTVPEGAKALEVGMSALRSGSQTRFISIHPYGVPVDDTSTPSCYPNYDNPANTCRPDLRSYADPAPGVWEIEVEARRTSPYLDNPYKLDVALLGAAFDPAVQSLPEAKAGTPAPVGWTVRNGFAAIDGTLKGGPLGSSDDATPTIKEGESRTTTITVPQGVDRFDVSIGGTSDTGADLDLYVYRDGAEVGSSAAGGSDESVALLKPAAGTYTVEVDAYAVPAGSTEYGYRDVYFAPSLGSVEVDASKPVKLATGASAKATARIVAAGPAPAGRELFGQVQLLDARGTVAGTGSVRIAKVTP